The genome window GGTgcctgtgtgcatatatgtgtgtgtgtgtgtgtgtgtgtgtgtgtgtgtgtgtgtgtgtgtgtgtgtgtgtgtgtgtgtgtgtgtgtgtgtgtgtgtgtgtgtgtgtgtgtgtgtgtgtaccacgaGCGGTCACAAATGTGATCATGGAGCTCATTACACGTCTGGATGGTCTTCCAATCGATCCAGTAGGacagtgtgggtggggggggggggaggagaggagaagaggggggagaagagTGGGAGAATAGGAGttagggaggggaggaaggaaagaTGGGGAGGAGATGAATgcaaggagaggaaggagagggaggagaggagatggggagtagagaagaggaggggaggagaggagatagggaggggagcagagaaaaggaggggaggagattaaagttggagggggaggagaggagggggagggacgcgTGGGTGTACAGGAGTAGTGCAGGGGGTTTCCTGCCCGAGTGGATGACTCATTCAGTGattctcattcacacacacacgcacactcacacacgcacacacacacaccatcacacgcgcgcacacaaacgcggacacactcgcacacatccGCCCCGGCATCTATAAGACGCACCAATGCCCAATGCCCTCTTCCCTTCGGCTTCCCAAATGAACGACTAGACGGCTGAGCTCGTGAAATCTGATTGATGGGACTGGAAGATGATTGGAATGAACACGTGGCTGGATAGATGCATGTCCAGGAAGTTATACCACTAGGCTAGTCCAGCGACACATCAACAACCATTAGCTTGCATGAGAAAATAACTTTGCATATGATTGATTGACTTGTTTTCTAGTCTGAGGAGTCACAATAGCAggtgaaataataataaataaataaaatgcaaagTAGCAACATTCAATATCCCAGACTAAAATAGTATCAGCCTAAACCTGTGCGGCTACATTGACTTGTTGGTAGTTGAGTAAAACATAAGAAATATAATACAAGAAGCACATCAAAGAAAGATCAAACTCAAGCAAGAACATCCCACCTGTTCTGCCAGCCTTGGAGCAGGTTTGTGTATTTCCTGAGCACGCCTTCCAGGAGCCGCTCACTGCGGACCTGGTGAAGCTGAGGAGGACCGGGGCCAGCGTCACCGTCTTGCGCACCTCTGGACAGCCCTCCCTGGACACCACCTGCGGCCGGGCCGCCCGCCTTGCCGTCCCCCACCGGACTCCCGGACCGCCCGGTCCACACCTGCTGCCGTCCCGTCGCAGAGCTCCCGTGACGCGCGGAACGGTTCATGTCTGTGGCGACAGATCCCAGTGGCTCTCCTGCACCCCCAGGGTCCACTGCAGAACGTCTGTGTGGAAGTAGGAACAGCGGCAAACAGAGTAGAGAGAgtgcagcaggaggaggggaacaCGACGCTCATTCAGCGGCGATGCACATCAAAGTGATGGTGGCGCGAGTTAAAGACAAGAGCTGACAGAGAAACAACAAATAGACCCTTTGGAAATGTTGACAGAGGGAGGGTATATTCCGACTGTGTCCTCGCTGCGGTGTACACTAGCTCCCTTTCTCTGACGTTATTGCGTTTTTGTTTTGGAAATCCCGGGTTGGTCACTCCCCCCAATAACTCGGGACACGCCCCCTCCTTGTAAGGAATGCAGCATCTTAGATGATGTCATCGTCAGCTACTCCTTGGTTAGGGTTTGATCCCGTCATCTCGATGTATTCAGAGCGCTTTTGGGAACTTAAAAGATTAGTTTATGGAAGTGTCCCAAAAAGTTAATCCATGTTGAGAAAGGGTTTTTATCTATCGGAAATCTATGACATTTATCATATGCTGTGTGTGCCTTTCAGTGGGACGACCTGCTCGAGAGATAGCTACGCTAGACGTAATCTTCACTTGATGTCCAAAAAAAACGACGGATAGTTAAATTGTTTATTTTACAGTTATCGTCCGTGACAACTTTAAAATACATATTAGTTGACCATATCCCATTCAATCTCGCTGTAACATATTTGGTGAAAATACAACTGCCATTCAACTACAATTCCCAGCAGGACTAATCgcgacgccaaacacgtcataTATAGTCGACGTCCTGCCGCAGCTCGGGCGCCTCTGGCTCTGTTTCCATCATCCGCCCTACCTCTGACTTTAATATAAcatatgtgtatttttttaaaggaagtTAATGACCAGGAAGGTATATGAAGACATAAGTTATATTTGAAGACAAAGACTACGATGGCCTCGCCGTTGAAAGTGTGTATAGTCGGCTCAGGCAACTGGTGAGTTATGCAAACTGTCATAACCTTCTGTGATGGTTATCATGCTATTATCATGGTTATTATCATGGCATTATAATGGttattgtcatgtttttttatcatgttATTATCATGGTTATTATCATGTTATTATCATGGAGGGATCTCCATGATACAGCATCTTTAATTACCAATTAAGTAAATCAGTGTCAGTGATGTCATTGTGAAGCACAGGTGAGTTTCactgtcacctcctcctctgattgCCATGGTTACAGGGGCTCCGCCATAGCGAGGATCATAGGGGGGAACGCCAGGTCCCTGGAGCGCTTCGCCACCACGGTCAAGATGTGGGTGTTTGAGGAGAACGTCAACGGCAGGAAGCTCTCTGACATCATCAACACAGAGCACGAGAACGTCAAGTACCTGCCGGGTTTCAAGCTGCCTGAGAACGTGGtagggtgaaggggggggggggggttgctgtaagctctgtgtgtgtgtgtgtccgctgtaaaaaaaaaaacggtagaaactcttcctcttctctgcgtATTTACTTAGTGTGATGTGTTGTTGGACCTTTTCCTAgaatctttattgtcattgtacacaAGAAATTAGCATTTGCATCTGCATGTGACCCATCACTATAGCTGCAGCGCTAGGAGCAGTGGGCAGTGCTCTTCACTAGacgcagcaggaggagcaggaggcagtGCTCTTCACTAGACGCAGCAGTAGGAGCAGTGGGCAGTGCTCTTCATTAGATGCAGCAGTAGGAGCAGTGGGCAGTGCTCTTCATTAGACGCAGCAGTAGGAGCAGTGGGCAGTGCTCTTCATTAGACGCAGCAGTAGGAGCAGTGGGCAGTGCTCTTCACTAGACGCAGCAGTAGGAGCAGTGGGCAGTGCTCTTCATTAGACGCAGCAGTAGGAGCAGTGGGCAGTGCTCTTCATTAGCTGAGGTAACTGAAGCACCCAGAGCAAACCCCTGTGAACACGGGCAGAACATACAAACTCCCCACAGaaagcccctccccctttcgGGGTCCAGACCGAGGGCCTTCTTGCTGAGGCAGCAGTGCTAGCCACTGTACCAACCGCTGACTCTGGCTGACTCTGTCGAACTATGGCTGCATTCGGATAAAGCAGTGCATTTAAACGTACTGACTGTATCTCTGTGCCGCTCTCTCTGTACCTCCATTTCTCTTTCTGtactctctctgtttatctcgctctccctccatctgttgtaccactctctctctctctctctttctctctcccgtcATCCTCTCTAGGTTGCCGTGCCGACACTGAGTGATGCTGCGGAGGGGGCGGACCTGCTGGTGTTCGTGGTTCCCCACCAGTTCATCAGGAACCTGTGTGATCAGATGGTGGGCTGCGTGTCGGCCAGGGCCCGAGGAATCACACTTATCAAGGTAACACGGCTCAGGACTGTAGGATGAAATGATAACACACTGTATCCACAACACACTTTACTAATGACACATTGTATTAACAACACACTTTATTAAGGACTCACTGTTTTGAAAAACACACTATCAATTACACAGCTTTTTAATAACAAACTTTATAAATCCCAGGAGGAACATTAATTTGTCAACATACCGCAGCAAAAGGTAACCCCACTTGTGGAGAAATAAAAAGATAATACACCAATAAATCATCCTACATCCTACATACAATATAATGGCTGGGAGAAATTGGGCTTTCTGGGCATCAACGGATGCATACGAACAAGTGTGATATATTGTCATCACATTTTGTGAACATATCAAAGTTGCACAGCTTAAACATTTTTGAGTTATGAATAATTGATGCCAATAATTCACATTTACAATTCACGTTGAAAATTTCATTTTCAAAGTGTATGTTCTCAAGCAAAAAGTTtctaaaaaaactaaaatgaagtaatctgtgtgtgagtcagtgaaCAGCGAAGAGGCCCAGAGGAATACTTCTTCTATTAGATGTGATGCGGCTATAATAACAAACAGAGTCTTCTCGGGCCCGGCGAGCTAGTCTGCGAGAGGGCCGGGTTATTACCTAGAGTCTGAATGCTGTCTAGATCAAAGCCATGACAACACACATTGCTTTgttcccctctctgctcctctctcgctGGCTATTGTGGACGCTAAATCCATGCCTCTCACCAGGTAAAATGGCTGCTTTAAACCTCCGGACCATTAAGACCAGAgtggggattgtgtgtgtggttttgtgtgtgtgtgtgtgtgtgtgtgtgtgtgtgtgtgtgtgtgtgtgtgtgtgtgtgtgtgtgtgtgtgtgtgtgtgtgtgtgtgtgtgtgtgtgtgtgtgtgtgtgtgtgtgtgtgtgtgtgtgtgtgtgtgtgtgtgtaaaacctTAAGTGAATCAGTCTTTAGGCTTATTTTTTGGAAACAGTAATGACCGAACCTGACCGTTTTGCTGTAAAATTCATTACTGAGTAAATAGAGCAACGGATggattcccatgatgcatccgGTTCAGCCTTTGAAATTAGGACCAATGAGGTCAGAGCCATATGTGGCTTAAACCCCTATGATGATATGTTCCGGCTACGGCCAAATAAACGTAATCAGCTCGGCTGGCTTTATTCAGCTCGGCTGAATATCTTTTAGAATATGAGGActttatgtaataataataataataatgaatgaaatttatatagcatGTAATGGTATGTCTTGGGAGGTCTGCACTTTACAAACAACAGGGCATTTGTTCAGATAAAGCATTGAAGTCAGTCATACACGCACACTTAATAATGCGTTTAATTGACCAATAAACGTATCTGACGCTTGTCCTTCCTTTCGTTGGGGTTCTTCTAATGTTTAGCTGGGACATGATACGGGCAGCGTTATTGTTCCTATGGCATTTGTTTGTTGAGTTCAAAAAACAAATTTCCAAATCAAAGAACCTAAACTGGCCTTGAAACAAAGAGGGGGTAGATCAAGGGTCCAATAGTCCCATATTTTGATTTCAAAGGTAATTACACATAGCGAACACAGCGGTGGTTATCATACACTAATTGCTGGCACCTGATCAAGAATTAAAAGTGCCCCAACATCTGGCTGCTCTTCCAGTtagccaccagggggcagtgtTCCAGCTAGGTATTTTCTTTATgcatgaagaatggcttttacACCTGTGCTTCTGTCCAACTGCTTTTTGCGCTTCGTCTTTCTctgttgcacgcacacacacacacacacacacacacacacacacacacacacacacacacacacacacacacacacacacacacacacacacacacacacacacacacacacacacacacacattctctcaggGGATAGACGAGGGTCCTGACGGGCTGAAGCTGATCTCTGATATCATCAGGGAGAAGATGGGCCTCGACGTCAGCGTCCTCATGGGCGCCAACATTGCCAACGAGGTGGCGGCCGAGAAGTTCTGCGAGACCACCATAGGTAAAGAGGGGCCTTGCGCCCCAACATGTATTTTTATATGATGACTTGGCGGACATTTATAGTTCCTGCTTCAGCGTTCCGGCTGTATTGGATAAAAGACGTTGACACGTTCACAGCTGGCACGGCGAACCAAGCACCCCACACCTCTGGTCACCCCACACCTCTGCATCACCACTGCTGATTctgacacttttatttagtctccACTGATGTGGAATGTGGAAGCCCTTTTGTATCATTAGCACGTTTGCATATCCAGCCTCTTTGTAACATGTTTTCTAAAAAGTGCTATACAGATTaagctattgtgtgtgtgtgtgtgtgtgtgtgtgtgtgtgtgtgtgtgtgtgtgtgtgtgtgtgtgtgtgtgtgtgtgtgtgcgtgtgcgtgtctgtgcgtgcgcatgtgtgtgtgcgtgggtaggCAGTAAGGTCCTTGAGAATGGCCTGCTGTTTAAGGAGCTCCTTCAGACGCCCAACTTCCGCATCACGGTGGTGGACGATGCAGACACAGTGGAGCTCTGTGGGGCACTGAAGGTACACACACTTTAGCTCAGTCGCTAAGCAACACACAGTTACACCACAGACCAACCTCCTTGCCAAAAAGAGACAAGACAACATTGATAGGATAGGTGGATATAAATGTTGGGATATATGTGATATATATGGTAAAGGTCGGTACTACTCCACCTTGTTACTGATCGTATTCAACGTGTCTAGCAGAGGAAATGGACAGCCTATCTGGTGCGTTATCAGAACCCTGTGATTACAATCAAGCGTTATCTTAACAATCAATTCTCTTCTCTGCTATCTTTGTCACCCGAGGTGTTGACGTAGGTCCAGCTCAAATATCTTTCTGCATCAATCTTGGAGGAAAGTTTTGAATCAAAAAATTCAGAGTATTTTTAATCACTTCTGAATAATCAGGCTAGAACCTTGCGTTGAGGTTTTTGTTTATCGACTCGAGGAGTTTCATTTCCTTCGGCGTTTATCTGTAACCCCGGCCCTGAATAATAGCGCTGTGATCTCCAGAACATCGTGGCGGTGGGAGCAGGCATCTGCGACGGGCTGAGCTGCGGGGACAACACCAAGGCCGCCGTGATCCGCCTGGGCCTGATGGAGATGATCGCCTTCGCCAAGCTGTTCTCCAAGGACGCGGACGCCGTCTCCACCGCCACCTTCCTGGAGAGCTGCGGCGTGGCCGACCTCATCACCACCTGCTACGGCGGCCGCAACCGCCGCGTCGCAGAGGCCTTCGCCAAGACCGGCAAGGTAGAACCTATCCCAAAGTCCATGCTACAGATTGAACTTTAGTGTCATTGTGCAGAGTGCAGTGACAATGAAATGTGTTTGGAGATCTAAATAGAAGTGCAAAAGAGCATTTAAGATGTAGTTTGAATATGGATTTTCATATGGTTCAATACAGCTGCAAAATTTAAATCAGCTAGTGAGGTATGAGCAGCATAAGATGGGTATAATGGAAAAGAACAGCATAGATGGACAGTACTATAAGTATGAACAGTAGGATAATAAATAATCAGGTGGTTTATTGTAAAGGTTTGTTGAAAGTGAAGCATGGCccggtgctccatgttgccatgcaggagatctctccctgagtgtgtctgGAGATGGCTGGATTAttctgtgcacactgattactcaatgtgcaactggagctgggtgaggctgcacacccgAGTCCAGTCAGACTCGGCCAGGTGAGCCTCCTTAATGCAGCAATCCtccacacacatccccacagATCCCTTTCCTGATTCTCCTGCTACGGCTTGATTGGTCAAGCTGTAGTTGCCGAGCCAGGAAAGGAAGCAATGTGGGATTGAGACGGATGATCCTGAAGGAGACTTCAACGATGTTGAGGATTATGGCAAATCACAATATTCAGTCTACGAAGCCAAGGACGGTTGTTATCTGTGGCAATATGGTGGTGCGATCAGCTGAGATATGTAAACATGAGGGCTTGTCCAAAATAAAGCACTTCCTGTTAGTATACTGTATTGGTCCCTAAAATGATTTGCTGGCCTATTAAGACCGTTGCAAGTGCAATTGTAACAGCGGGTAAAATGGCGGTTCGAAGAAAACATCTTGCAGGAAGCTATCGAATATAGGAATCCAGCCGTTATGTTGCCAATGGTGTCCTTGTGAAAATTTAAAAATATGTTGGTCCTTCTCCTGCCAGAGCATAGAGGAGCTGGAGAAAGAGATGCTGAACGGGCAGAAGCTCCAGGGGCCGGCCACGTCCACCGAGGTGTACCACATCCTTCAGCAGAAAGGCCTGGTGGACAAGTCAGtagccaccagctcctccatcgCCTTCCTCTCTCTAAACCTCTGGCTCTGCTCTTCCGTCCACATAGAGGGATGCTTTCTCTTTCCTACCTCTAACTTCTCCTTTCTCTGATTTTTTATCAGAGTCATGTGCAAAGATATCCCACTCAAACTCTGAGGATTTATTATCTGACGACTTACTTGTCTTGTTGGACAAGTTAGCTGTCACTATGACTATTTTCGTAGTGACAAGTGACTACGACTATTTTTCAGAATGAGTTTATCCTCCTCCCGCTACAGGGACTCTACAACTCAGCCTCTGAGATACTGTGACGCTGTGCTGATAATGATAACACCCCCTCCTGGGTCCCTTCTCTGCAGGTTCCCGCTGTTCACGGCCGTGTATCAGATCTGCTTCGAGGGAAGGGCCGTGGGGGAGATGATCTCCTGCCTGCAGAGCCACCCAGAGCACCTGTAGGGGACCTGAGGCCCCAGGGAGCCCCGCGTGCCACAGTCTGATTAACAGATCCATGGCGGCGGCACTTTGTACAAAATAACACAACCCGTAATTGTAGCACTTGTTacctgttttgtattttttttttcggtGACTACGTTCAATAAGCTTACCTTTCCAGTTAAAAAACGCAAAACATTCACATTTCAATGATCAATCATGATACATTGAAGTCAATGGCGGGATGATATTAACATTTAGACCATTTAGAGTTGCAAAAACATTTGAAAGGTCTTTATTTTTGTACGAAATTGTATATATTTTACTTTCCTCTTACTGATACGATACAAAGCAGCTTTAGAGACTAACAACACGACACAGAACCCGTACGGTGTCCTGTCCACTCTGCGTCAGGCTGGACAGACTGCACACCTAACACTGCCAATTTTGTTTACATGGAGTAACGGTTGCACTTGTGGTATTATCAGTATAATTACTGGCTTGTATTCTCTTTTTAGTTTTCCTCAACCAAAGCCAAAAGTGAAAGGCTTTAATGAAAGTGTTTTGATACAAGTTATCATATCAAGCCTTCCCATCCTTGTATTGTATCACTTCCTTATAAATTCAGATGGAAACGGATCGTCTGAGGATAATCCcataataatgttaataatgaTAATCCCAATACAGGATCCTATGTCCGGCTAAAATGGAGAACGAGGCATTACTTGGAGACAggataaaaaaatgtttttgagcAGATTAACTACTATTTATTTGGTGATTGACATTGGTATGTCAAATCGCTATTAGTCTTTATAATattgagtattgtgttttaccAAATACATCCCCATGACTTTATTCCTTCCTCCTTGTTTACATCATTATTGTCTTGAAGACAAACTGCCCCAAATCTAACTATCGATTGGCGTTCAGGGACGAACGTCGTTCCTTGAGAATAGGTCCATCTCAGGCTTAACAGCGCTACCTTGTGGCACATATAAGGTTATGACATGTGTTGCGTATATAGCAATATTACTGCTCAGCAACACCTGGCTGAACCTCCCACAATAATGCTAAAAGTTGCAATACGGCAACAGCCTTGTAATCAGTTAGTTATTGTATTGACTTTGTGTAAAGAAAGCAACACATTCTTATGCTGTGACCATTTTTCAAACTTATTTCCTGCTACAGGGTGGCCATGTGTAGTTAGAATTATTGTCTACCAACAACAATATGTCCCTGATCCCTTTCAGTGCTGTAGTGATGAGGCCATCCCTTTTGCTCAGTGGATGTTGATATACCATAGATTTAGGTCTTTCTTTCTTACGGGTACATCATGTTTAGCTCAACTGCCACTCAGGTGACCATCTTACTTCCTCCTTCAGCTTTTTAACTTGTGTAATGGCAAACCACAGAACCTAACATTATATTTGGGCTGTTTTAAATACGGTTTGTCTTAAAACAAACCATTTAATTTTGGTCCCAATTTTTTCTGACGGGATTTAATcctccaaaaaaaaagaatacgaTAAATATTCGTATATGGCTTTCAGATACTGGTCTTGATACTTAATTT of Gadus macrocephalus chromosome 11, ASM3116895v1 contains these proteins:
- the gpd1l gene encoding glycerol-3-phosphate dehydrogenase 1-like protein; translated protein: MASPLKVCIVGSGNWGSAIARIIGGNARSLERFATTVKMWVFEENVNGRKLSDIINTEHENVKYLPGFKLPENVVAVPTLSDAAEGADLLVFVVPHQFIRNLCDQMVGCVSARARGITLIKGIDEGPDGLKLISDIIREKMGLDVSVLMGANIANEVAAEKFCETTIGSKVLENGLLFKELLQTPNFRITVVDDADTVELCGALKNIVAVGAGICDGLSCGDNTKAAVIRLGLMEMIAFAKLFSKDADAVSTATFLESCGVADLITTCYGGRNRRVAEAFAKTGKSIEELEKEMLNGQKLQGPATSTEVYHILQQKGLVDKFPLFTAVYQICFEGRAVGEMISCLQSHPEHL